Proteins encoded in a region of the Clostridium beijerinckii genome:
- a CDS encoding alpha/beta-type small acid-soluble spore protein yields MSSNNNSGRNRTLVPEAKQGLNRLKTEVASEVGLSDYENMDKGNLSSRQNGYVGGYMVKHMIENYEQGLK; encoded by the coding sequence ATGTCATCAAATAATAATAGTGGAAGAAATAGAACATTAGTACCAGAAGCAAAACAAGGATTAAACAGATTAAAAACTGAGGTTGCTTCAGAAGTTGGATTAAGCGATTATGAAAACATGGATAAAGGAAACCTTTCTTCAAGACAAAATGGATATGTTGGCGGATATATGGTAAAACATATGATCGAAAATTACGAACAAGGTCTTAAGTAA
- a CDS encoding flavodoxin family protein, producing MSFTVLGITAGRKDSNSEILLKEALLACQEQGADVKMINLRDYNIMECSGCTACTHGMSNGKNVGCTLSKKDDKEEIMKVMLNVDAIIATAPTYDLMPTATFSKFMHRNLAYESAFLEFIGAIEHKDRVAGLIAVGGSTRSWQSMALESMQATCFTNDFKVVDMYLATRVPAPKQCLLHDDMIERAHKMGENIMKSLNTPVEERTWLGDEGMGWCPHCHSNALILGEVQWDGLHYPVECQVCGAGGNLEKTEEGKWKFVIQEDGLIRDRTSVEGRGHHVKEIMHTQGGFYTDENLAVVKEKFAKYKELKFPTIEINK from the coding sequence ATGAGTTTTACAGTATTAGGTATTACAGCAGGAAGAAAAGATTCAAATTCAGAAATCTTATTAAAGGAAGCATTACTTGCATGTCAGGAACAAGGTGCAGATGTTAAAATGATTAATTTAAGAGATTATAATATTATGGAATGTTCAGGATGTACAGCTTGTACACATGGAATGAGTAATGGAAAAAATGTTGGATGTACGTTAAGTAAAAAAGATGATAAGGAAGAAATTATGAAAGTGATGCTAAATGTAGATGCTATAATTGCAACTGCACCAACATATGACTTAATGCCAACAGCAACATTTTCAAAATTTATGCATAGAAATCTAGCATATGAATCAGCATTCTTAGAATTTATTGGCGCAATTGAACATAAGGATAGAGTTGCAGGTTTAATTGCAGTTGGGGGATCTACTCGTTCTTGGCAGTCAATGGCACTTGAAAGCATGCAGGCTACATGTTTTACAAATGATTTTAAAGTAGTTGATATGTATTTAGCAACAAGAGTTCCGGCACCAAAACAATGCTTATTACACGATGATATGATAGAACGTGCTCATAAAATGGGTGAAAATATAATGAAATCATTAAATACTCCAGTAGAAGAAAGAACTTGGCTTGGAGATGAAGGTATGGGATGGTGCCCACATTGCCATTCAAATGCATTAATTCTTGGAGAAGTGCAATGGGACGGGCTACATTATCCAGTTGAATGTCAAGTTTGCGGTGCTGGTGGAAACTTAGAGAAGACAGAAGAAGGAAAATGGAAATTTGTTATCCAAGAAGATGGATTAATTCGTGATCGTACATCTGTTGAAGGTAGAGGACATCATGTAAAGGAAATTATGCATACACAGGGCGGTTTCTATACAGACGAGAATTTGGCAGTTGTTAAAGAAAAATTTGCAAAATATAAGGAATTAAAATTTCCTACAATTGAAATTAATAAATAA
- a CDS encoding APC family permease, producing MNKKLNTISISGLMIGPILGSGIVLLPPIAIHMIGDKAIIAWIITMLMGIIFAYIFTKMSILTLSNEGVNVVIGEKLGQNFRELSSNYLTAAVCFGPVAVLYTASGFICNMFPGANNYRTLVIFILLFLNIVVLLMGITAMGKVTLILSSLTGLILIIGSVFNLLKQDSVTFPSGMPPITTLGSTLLLLFWAIIGWEVIGSYVEEVMNPEKTLMRAMKISLSAVIFIYLLTTFALQNSLGNQIITKEADINVSLILIPLFGNLSYIVMGIVAAGLCYATLIMILGAVTRQMAARAENGMLPAFLRKKEEERSPKRALLVLTIFHCILIVLIHYNYITVEWTVGIANTFFICNALLGLIASLKCIDGIILKISIILLIIILVILLAFSSLIGWILLVVVSLMSMYKSMPQFQKKLKN from the coding sequence ATGAATAAAAAACTAAATACTATTTCTATAAGTGGACTAATGATAGGTCCAATTTTAGGTTCAGGTATTGTACTCTTACCACCTATTGCAATTCATATGATTGGAGATAAAGCTATTATTGCATGGATAATAACTATGCTTATGGGCATTATATTTGCTTACATATTTACAAAAATGAGTATATTAACTTTGAGTAATGAAGGGGTGAATGTGGTAATAGGTGAGAAGCTTGGACAAAATTTTAGAGAATTATCTTCGAATTATTTGACAGCAGCTGTCTGCTTTGGACCTGTAGCTGTTTTGTATACGGCTTCTGGATTTATTTGCAATATGTTTCCGGGAGCAAATAATTATAGAACACTTGTTATTTTTATACTATTATTTCTTAATATAGTTGTACTATTAATGGGAATAACTGCAATGGGAAAGGTTACTTTAATACTTTCTTCACTTACTGGACTTATTCTTATTATAGGCAGTGTTTTTAATCTTTTAAAACAGGATAGTGTAACTTTTCCTAGTGGTATGCCACCAATTACAACTCTTGGCTCTACGCTTTTGCTATTATTTTGGGCAATTATAGGGTGGGAAGTAATTGGTAGTTATGTTGAAGAGGTCATGAATCCAGAGAAAACTCTTATGCGTGCTATGAAAATAAGTTTATCAGCTGTTATTTTTATATATTTATTGACTACTTTTGCTTTGCAGAACAGTTTAGGAAATCAAATTATTACAAAAGAAGCAGACATTAATGTAAGTTTAATTCTTATTCCTTTATTCGGTAACTTATCTTATATTGTTATGGGAATTGTAGCAGCAGGATTGTGTTATGCTACATTGATCATGATATTAGGTGCTGTTACAAGACAAATGGCTGCAAGAGCAGAAAATGGAATGCTTCCTGCTTTTTTAAGAAAGAAAGAGGAAGAAAGATCTCCTAAAAGAGCTTTATTAGTATTAACTATATTTCATTGCATACTTATTGTCCTCATTCACTACAATTATATTACTGTAGAATGGACAGTGGGAATTGCAAATACCTTTTTTATATGTAACGCACTTCTTGGACTTATTGCTAGTCTCAAATGTATAGATGGTATAATTTTAAAAATATCAATAATATTGCTTATTATAATATTAGTTATATTATTAGCATTTTCATCATTAATAGGATGGATACTATTGGTTGTAGTGAGCCTAATGAGCATGTATAAGAGCATGCCACAATTTCAGAAGAAATTAAAAAATTAG
- a CDS encoding MMPL family transporter, giving the protein MRKILKHRFSILLIWIIATIVFVINQPNFNAVLSQKGGATISENSPSVVAQEMINKMGDSKGDSLLLVFNSDKELSDGDMNDIEQGIDKLNENKEKLQINDIIDPFSKPEAKDQMISKDNTTVLVSISFDKGERDSNAVIKDFNNEIKDVKVNHYITGSLAINNDYQNEVGKSVDKSALITVGFILVVLVLMFRSVVTPLVTLLAVGLSYVSSMGIIGVLVNKFNFPITSFTQMFICLVLFGIGTDYHILLLNRFKEELSNGLTIDEAIINSYKTSGKTILYSGLTVLMAFASLTFVQFSIYRSANAVAIGIAILLIEMFTFTPIAMKLLGRKLFWPSKQASGHKESGLWGRITSMSVKHPVVSLLVVAAILTPVITFNANKLSFDNIKDLSDSNESVKGFNIITDKFSAGKVMQTTVVLESDEPLDNNEDLAVIDNLTEKLKGVKGIKEVSGPTQPMGTIIDNFYTNKQTDTVVNGLSSANDGIGKVKDGLNKMDNSLSAPDFSSVKNLSEGTGNLEGGMDAITNGLVKINDGIAQGANGADNLASGIGQLKSGLAQINGGLSNISSKITEINNGYSTLGDGYKSLDTSISQLKQISSMMQGSISKVDAKLPNDPDVAALKEMINKLGSSLDSITSAMNTANNNYDKLTSGLNQVNDGLKTVIASTSSDSEFAKGINELENGAKALSNGLKQGSAGQEQVISSMSQLRNGADKIKTGQDSLYNGLNNLSGGMTKLKDGLNGSSNGLSSISNGIDKSNDFLNQLTNTKSFYIPDEAFSNSDISKMFDAYMSKDRKIAKLTITLDSEPYSDSSINLIDNISTVVQNNLSGTKLSNVKYGVAGATANSNDLSNVATHDITFTQIIVLGAIFILLVIVIKSFWIPVYIVGSLGVAYYAALSSTAFISKMLFSSASEGLSWNVPFFSFIMIAALGVDYSIFLMMRFKEYPSISAKEAIVLASRKIGGVVMSAAIILAGTFATLYPSNIVILMELAIAVVIGLFLLAFVLLPIAIPALMSLSEDISKKSNTKMKELAQAMKNNNYIEEM; this is encoded by the coding sequence ATGAGAAAAATATTAAAGCATCGTTTTAGTATATTGCTTATATGGATTATAGCTACAATAGTATTCGTAATTAATCAACCAAATTTTAATGCGGTACTAAGTCAAAAGGGTGGAGCGACCATAAGCGAAAACTCACCATCTGTAGTTGCTCAAGAAATGATAAATAAAATGGGTGATTCTAAGGGCGATTCATTGCTATTAGTATTTAACAGCGATAAGGAACTATCAGATGGTGATATGAATGATATTGAACAAGGTATAGATAAATTAAATGAAAATAAAGAAAAATTGCAGATAAATGATATTATAGATCCATTCAGTAAGCCTGAAGCAAAAGATCAAATGATATCAAAAGATAATACAACTGTACTCGTATCAATTTCCTTTGATAAAGGTGAAAGAGATAGTAATGCTGTAATAAAAGATTTTAATAATGAAATCAAAGATGTTAAGGTAAATCATTATATCACAGGCTCGCTTGCCATAAATAATGATTATCAAAATGAAGTCGGAAAGAGTGTTGATAAAAGTGCTTTAATAACTGTAGGATTTATATTAGTTGTGCTAGTGCTTATGTTCCGTTCAGTTGTTACACCTTTAGTAACGCTTCTAGCAGTAGGGTTATCCTATGTATCATCAATGGGGATTATAGGTGTGCTAGTTAATAAATTTAATTTTCCTATTACAAGTTTTACTCAAATGTTCATATGTTTAGTACTTTTTGGAATTGGAACAGATTATCATATACTCTTACTTAATAGATTTAAAGAAGAGTTATCTAATGGGCTAACTATAGATGAAGCTATTATAAACAGCTATAAAACTTCAGGTAAGACGATATTATATAGCGGCTTAACAGTTTTAATGGCTTTTGCAAGTTTAACTTTTGTACAATTTTCTATATATAGATCAGCTAATGCTGTTGCTATAGGCATAGCTATTCTTTTAATAGAAATGTTTACTTTTACTCCTATAGCTATGAAATTATTAGGACGTAAGTTGTTTTGGCCTTCTAAACAAGCAAGTGGTCATAAAGAAAGTGGTTTATGGGGAAGAATAACTTCAATGTCAGTAAAGCATCCAGTAGTTTCTTTGTTAGTTGTTGCAGCAATACTCACTCCTGTAATAACATTTAATGCAAATAAATTATCCTTTGATAATATTAAAGATTTAAGTGATTCAAATGAATCGGTAAAAGGCTTTAATATTATTACAGACAAGTTTAGTGCAGGAAAGGTTATGCAGACTACTGTTGTTTTAGAAAGTGATGAGCCTTTAGATAATAATGAAGATTTAGCGGTTATAGATAATCTTACTGAAAAGCTTAAAGGAGTAAAGGGAATAAAAGAAGTATCAGGACCAACTCAGCCTATGGGAACTATAATAGATAATTTTTATACAAATAAGCAGACAGATACTGTAGTGAATGGATTATCTAGTGCAAATGATGGAATTGGAAAGGTTAAGGATGGATTAAACAAGATGGATAATAGCCTATCAGCTCCAGATTTTTCATCCGTTAAAAATCTATCTGAAGGTACTGGTAATCTTGAAGGTGGAATGGATGCAATAACTAATGGATTGGTAAAAATCAATGATGGAATTGCACAAGGAGCAAATGGTGCAGATAATCTAGCATCAGGTATAGGGCAGCTTAAATCTGGCTTAGCTCAAATAAATGGTGGACTTAGTAATATTTCAAGCAAAATCACAGAAATAAATAATGGATATAGCACACTTGGAGATGGATATAAATCCTTAGATACATCTATAAGTCAATTAAAGCAGATTTCATCAATGATGCAGGGAAGCATCTCAAAAGTTGATGCGAAATTACCAAATGATCCAGATGTAGCAGCACTTAAAGAGATGATTAATAAATTAGGTTCTTCATTAGATAGTATTACTTCAGCTATGAATACTGCTAACAATAACTACGATAAACTTACTTCTGGCTTAAATCAAGTCAATGATGGTTTAAAAACAGTTATTGCTAGTACAAGTTCAGATTCAGAGTTTGCAAAAGGTATTAATGAACTTGAGAATGGTGCTAAAGCACTTTCTAATGGATTAAAGCAAGGTAGTGCTGGACAAGAACAAGTTATTTCAAGTATGTCACAACTAAGAAATGGTGCTGATAAAATTAAAACAGGACAAGATTCCTTATACAATGGATTAAATAATCTTAGTGGAGGAATGACAAAACTAAAGGATGGATTAAACGGAAGCAGTAATGGATTGTCTAGTATATCAAATGGAATTGATAAGAGTAACGATTTTTTAAATCAGCTTACTAATACAAAAAGTTTTTATATACCAGATGAAGCTTTTAGTAATTCAGATATAAGTAAAATGTTTGATGCATATATGTCTAAAGATAGAAAAATAGCGAAGTTAACTATAACTTTAGATTCAGAGCCATATTCTGATTCTTCAATTAATCTTATAGATAATATAAGTACTGTAGTTCAAAATAATCTTAGTGGTACAAAGCTTTCTAATGTAAAATATGGAGTTGCAGGGGCAACAGCTAATTCTAATGATTTAAGTAATGTTGCAACACATGATATAACTTTTACTCAGATAATAGTATTAGGAGCTATATTTATATTATTAGTTATCGTAATAAAATCATTTTGGATTCCAGTTTATATAGTAGGTTCACTTGGAGTGGCTTATTATGCAGCTTTATCATCAACAGCCTTTATATCAAAAATGTTATTTAGCAGTGCATCAGAAGGGTTGTCTTGGAATGTTCCTTTCTTCTCATTTATAATGATAGCTGCACTTGGTGTTGATTATAGTATATTCTTGATGATGCGCTTTAAGGAATATCCAAGTATTTCTGCAAAAGAAGCTATAGTTTTAGCATCAAGAAAAATAGGTGGAGTAGTAATGTCAGCAGCTATTATTTTAGCTGGAACTTTCGCTACTTTATATCCTTCGAATATTGTTATATTAATGGAACTTGCAATAGCTGTTGTCATAGGATTATTCCTATTAGCTTTTGTTCTACTTCCAATAGCAATACCAGCACTTATGTCACTATCAGAAGATATCTCAAAAAAATCGAATACTAAAATGAAAGAACTTGCACAAGCAATGAAAAATAATAATTATATAGAAGAAATGTAG
- a CDS encoding molecular chaperone DnaJ yields MTDYHKLLGVEKNASKEEIKKAYEMQVEKMKKEVVNEKRLNQFLKIFDEAYEALISLEENQSVKENLTVAINPKEIQKEKDYSNEDEASKSRRNSRSKAKGSGGKSNNLKRKETSRNKERKNSLNDDKEEKGRKQRAAEKKSQNDTKKAFNLIMLPFKILVFPFIVVLSVIISVLQVINIISWIATKILIVGSISVGAIHLYQVKMGQAINYNILILAGAVLLASFFLPYILKLLLKVLKTINDVLKGFVF; encoded by the coding sequence ATGACAGATTACCATAAGTTATTAGGCGTAGAAAAGAATGCATCGAAAGAAGAGATAAAAAAAGCCTATGAAATGCAAGTAGAGAAAATGAAAAAAGAAGTGGTTAATGAAAAAAGACTTAATCAATTCTTAAAGATATTTGATGAGGCCTATGAAGCTTTAATCAGTTTAGAGGAAAATCAATCGGTTAAAGAAAATTTAACAGTAGCTATAAATCCAAAAGAAATACAAAAAGAAAAAGATTATAGTAATGAAGATGAAGCTTCTAAAAGTAGGCGTAATTCTAGAAGTAAAGCAAAGGGTTCTGGAGGGAAAAGTAATAATCTAAAGAGAAAAGAAACTTCAAGAAATAAAGAGAGAAAAAATAGCTTAAACGATGATAAAGAGGAAAAAGGAAGAAAACAAAGAGCAGCCGAAAAGAAATCGCAAAATGATACTAAAAAGGCATTTAATTTGATTATGCTGCCATTTAAGATATTGGTGTTCCCATTTATAGTTGTATTATCAGTAATAATATCAGTATTACAGGTTATAAACATAATTTCATGGATAGCAACTAAAATATTAATCGTTGGATCTATATCTGTGGGAGCCATACACTTATACCAGGTTAAAATGGGACAAGCGATAAATTATAATATATTAATTTTGGCTGGTGCAGTATTATTAGCATCATTTTTCTTACCATACATCTTAAAGTTATTATTAAAAGTTTTAAAAACAATAAATGATGTATTAAAAGGCTTTGTTTTTTAG
- a CDS encoding glutaredoxin, which translates to MKIYGSNVCPSTLKAIEELREKNISFDYRDFCEDIKALKEFVAIRDENSLFDDVKDEKRIGIPCFILDNGVITLDKNYAIEECMKNR; encoded by the coding sequence ATGAAGATTTATGGAAGTAATGTGTGTCCATCTACATTAAAGGCTATAGAGGAATTGAGAGAAAAAAATATTAGCTTTGATTATAGAGATTTTTGCGAAGATATAAAAGCTTTAAAGGAATTTGTTGCAATTCGTGATGAAAATTCATTATTTGATGATGTTAAAGATGAAAAGAGAATAGGGATACCTTGTTTTATCTTGGATAATGGAGTTATAACACTTGATAAAAATTACGCAATAGAAGAATGTATGAAAAATAGATAG
- a CDS encoding YIEGIA family protein, producing MEKEMLSQYYIFLILIPILCGTAARYITLVVDYRQYPSYPNGYLIHLVAGFISSGIGAIAIPAILERNFEAITFLVLATEQFREVRKIEKESLQDLDNVEHVFRGEAYIDGIAKTFEARNYLSLLVSFLTSLTMHLVPHNIILINILSGILAGGIIFYILKNFSKGKSIGDIAQVKLAKITVKNSELYVDDIFVTNHLGTDRARNLVKDGGMAAIIYPNERHFNRIIDHHGQRQAIIFEACRMLGLKRYHYTKCDYETGRVAIMLVPIIYNEGSFIETIKKTPLLESIKKSSSLMKSNLNK from the coding sequence ATGGAAAAAGAAATGCTTTCTCAGTATTATATATTTCTAATCTTAATACCAATACTATGTGGTACTGCTGCTAGATATATTACCCTAGTAGTTGATTACAGGCAGTATCCCAGCTATCCAAATGGATATTTAATTCATTTAGTAGCTGGATTCATATCTTCTGGAATAGGCGCTATTGCAATTCCAGCTATTCTCGAAAGGAACTTTGAAGCAATAACCTTCCTAGTTCTTGCTACTGAGCAGTTTAGAGAAGTACGAAAAATAGAAAAAGAAAGTCTTCAAGATCTTGATAATGTGGAACATGTTTTTAGAGGAGAAGCTTACATTGACGGCATTGCAAAGACTTTTGAAGCGAGAAATTATTTATCATTGTTAGTTTCATTTTTAACTAGCTTAACCATGCACCTTGTGCCTCATAACATCATTCTAATAAATATATTAAGCGGCATTTTAGCTGGAGGCATAATTTTTTATATACTCAAAAATTTTTCAAAAGGTAAATCCATTGGAGATATTGCTCAAGTAAAGCTAGCTAAGATAACTGTAAAAAATTCCGAACTATATGTAGATGATATATTTGTTACAAATCATTTAGGTACAGATAGAGCAAGAAATTTAGTTAAAGATGGCGGCATGGCAGCCATAATTTATCCTAATGAAAGACACTTTAACAGAATAATTGATCACCACGGTCAAAGGCAGGCTATAATATTTGAAGCATGCAGAATGTTAGGACTAAAAAGATATCACTATACTAAATGTGATTACGAAACAGGAAGAGTCGCTATTATGTTAGTTCCAATAATTTATAATGAAGGCTCTTTTATAGAAACAATAAAGAAAACACCTCTTCTAGAGAGTATAAAAAAGAGTTCTAGCTTAATGAAATCTAATCTTAATAAATAG
- a CDS encoding PucR family transcriptional regulator produces the protein MEKEYDLYKKRYELYDSLFVQNNIDDILSIAENFLGNPIFILDTSYRLITRSHLAKCENSSIETHNGEDYLLSGIISLMKENKCMDTIYKTNNSFFHYSDENLIFCSIKVNGISIGYISVLQRNRDFEDEDLELTNILSNLLSIQIQKDNLFISNSGLDEEYYLMDLLVNDIDNLEYASERLKYSSFTLSKYNLILSIPFKQKYEDYRHNFGLRDLIQRLKGILGNCISTYYKDTIIFLISSDNEQIISEYIKENLLEFLKLNNLRCGASINFNNLLDIKDYFKQSICALKLSLYMKIHSDISYFEDYIEYYLIHISASSKENNDLPRIDITTLVNPLIKKLIKYDEKNKTELFTTLKTYLECNRNANYTSNKLNIHRSTLFYRFNKIQSLLDISLEDSNNLFKLELSIKILNYNKFS, from the coding sequence ATGGAAAAGGAATACGATTTATATAAGAAAAGATATGAACTTTATGATAGTTTATTTGTTCAAAATAATATTGATGATATTCTTAGCATAGCTGAAAACTTTTTAGGAAATCCTATTTTTATTTTAGATACAAGCTATCGACTCATCACTCGTTCTCATCTAGCTAAGTGTGAAAATTCAAGCATCGAAACCCATAATGGTGAAGATTATTTATTGTCAGGTATTATTAGTTTAATGAAAGAAAATAAATGTATGGACACTATTTACAAAACAAATAATTCATTTTTTCATTATTCCGATGAAAATTTAATATTTTGCTCTATTAAAGTTAATGGAATTTCAATAGGATATATAAGTGTTCTTCAACGTAATCGTGATTTTGAAGATGAAGATTTAGAACTTACAAATATATTATCCAATTTGCTTTCTATTCAAATACAAAAAGATAATCTATTTATAAGTAACTCAGGTCTAGATGAAGAATATTATTTGATGGATTTATTGGTTAATGATATAGATAATTTAGAATATGCCAGTGAACGATTAAAATATAGTAGCTTTACTTTAAGCAAATACAATTTAATCCTTTCAATACCCTTCAAGCAGAAATATGAGGATTATAGACATAACTTTGGATTAAGAGACTTAATTCAAAGACTTAAAGGTATACTTGGAAATTGTATTTCAACCTATTATAAAGATACAATTATTTTTCTTATTAGCAGTGATAATGAACAAATTATAAGTGAGTACATAAAAGAAAATCTATTAGAATTTTTAAAACTAAACAATTTAAGATGTGGAGCTAGTATTAATTTTAATAATTTATTGGATATAAAAGATTACTTTAAGCAATCAATATGCGCTTTAAAGCTATCATTATATATGAAAATCCATAGTGATATAAGTTATTTTGAAGATTACATTGAATATTATCTTATTCATATATCTGCAAGTTCAAAAGAAAATAATGATTTACCTAGAATTGATATAACAACCTTAGTTAACCCTCTAATAAAAAAGCTTATTAAATACGACGAGAAGAATAAAACTGAATTATTTACAACTCTGAAAACCTACTTAGAATGTAATAGAAATGCCAACTATACTTCAAATAAACTAAATATACATAGAAGTACATTATTTTATCGCTTTAATAAGATTCAAAGCTTACTTGATATTTCCTTGGAAGACAGCAATAACTTATTTAAATTAGAGTTATCAATTAAGATTTTAAATTATAATAAATTTTCTTAA
- a CDS encoding capping complex subunit for YIEGIA, whose translation MGTDFYNTGYEIIAYITLSKDRAQNGNPLILVAQTQEEQKQLTDDISKALRAEVVQLTCGDYMIISKN comes from the coding sequence ATGGGTACAGATTTTTATAATACTGGTTATGAAATAATAGCATATATAACCCTATCTAAAGATAGGGCACAAAATGGAAACCCCTTAATTTTAGTTGCCCAAACTCAAGAGGAGCAAAAGCAGTTAACTGATGATATTTCAAAGGCTTTAAGAGCAGAAGTAGTTCAACTTACTTGCGGCGATTATATGATTATTAGTAAAAACTAA
- a CDS encoding TetR/AcrR family transcriptional regulator, producing the protein MEQNKVDRRIRRTKKVLIEALTKLMSEKKINKITVKELTDLADVNRSTFYLYYNDIYDMLEKIETGLFNDFIEAYDKFSEETVSYDNLLSFLTYLLEFIKTNADMFKILLGNDGDYAFIEKFKNFIKYANLPVNSSFSNTKAHYYIPYTISGFIGVVQQWLNDDMNVPPKDLAATIIEMF; encoded by the coding sequence ATGGAACAAAATAAAGTAGATAGACGTATACGAAGAACTAAGAAAGTTTTAATAGAAGCCTTAACAAAACTTATGTCTGAAAAGAAAATAAATAAAATTACTGTTAAAGAACTTACTGACTTAGCTGATGTTAACAGATCAACTTTCTATCTTTATTACAATGATATATATGATATGTTAGAAAAAATTGAGACAGGATTATTCAATGATTTTATTGAGGCTTATGATAAATTTTCAGAAGAAACAGTCTCCTATGATAATTTATTATCATTTTTAACTTATTTACTTGAATTCATAAAAACCAATGCAGATATGTTCAAAATATTACTTGGCAATGATGGAGACTATGCTTTTATAGAAAAATTTAAGAACTTTATAAAATATGCTAATTTACCAGTAAACAGTTCATTTTCTAATACAAAAGCCCATTATTACATCCCTTATACAATCTCAGGGTTTATTGGAGTTGTACAACAGTGGCTTAATGATGATATGAATGTTCCACCTAAAGATTTAGCTGCTACTATAATAGAAATGTTCTAA